The Flectobacillus major DSM 103 genome has a window encoding:
- a CDS encoding glycosyl hydrolase 115 family protein, which produces MKHIFKVFLLLLPLSGFCINPPTYVSFEAKGKSFCIASKDKLTPILVANDDSQSVIRAASDLQSDIERVTGHKPNVLNQLSKHDEVIIVGTLGKNQWIDALVAHKKINTQNLQGQWESYVIQTLENPFPNVKKALVIVGSDRRGAIYGIYDLSKQIGVSPWYFWADVPTPKHDNIYVLNGRYAEGSPKVKYRGIFINDEAPALSSWSREKFGGFNHKFYSHVFELLLRLKANYIWTAMWGSAFYADDVQNKQTADEYGIVIGTSHHEPLMRAHDEWRREKGGVWNYETNPAKLQAFWRDGMKRATNEKIVSIGMRGDGDEPMSRETATALLEKIVKDQREIISEVTGKPASETPQLWALYKEVQDYYDKGMTVPDDVTLLLCDDNWGNLRKLPKPDAKPRKGGYGIYYHFDYVGGPRNYKWLNTNPLPRIWEQMHLAWEHHVKDIWIVNVGDIKPMEYPISFFLDYAWNPEKIQASDIQQYSEQWAAKQFGNKYANEIAFLLNQYSKFNGRRKPELLDANTYNLKSGEWKTVVTAYNSLLQKAEGINNNLPQEYQDAYFQLVLHPIKACANLHEMYCYVALNKEAFENKWKETNTYAQKVKQLYDNDSLITKEYHQLNNGKWNHLMSQTHIGYTYWQQPEKQKMPAIKYLSDEAITDKKEIATQPVKRADIPNNAKGNVFYQDEQKGVSIEANHFTKAINTNGIQWQVLPDLGRTGSAITTFPVTAKEQIPEGNAPHTEYEFYTYSEGDCSIQAYFSPSLNFYGTENGLQYAISIDNEQPQIISLNKEDKTSDKGIWNKWAAENIIIKTSKHNLLGKGKHTLKYWMVTTGVVLQKLALDFGTTEQRYLGSEETLGANK; this is translated from the coding sequence ATGAAACATATTTTTAAAGTATTCTTACTGCTATTACCCCTGTCAGGATTTTGCATAAATCCACCAACTTATGTATCTTTTGAAGCAAAAGGAAAAAGCTTTTGTATTGCTTCAAAAGATAAACTTACGCCCATTTTGGTTGCTAACGACGATAGCCAAAGCGTTATTCGAGCTGCCAGTGATTTGCAAAGCGATATAGAACGTGTAACTGGCCATAAACCGAATGTACTCAACCAACTTTCTAAGCACGACGAAGTAATTATTGTAGGTACTTTAGGAAAAAATCAGTGGATTGATGCTCTAGTGGCTCACAAAAAAATCAATACTCAAAACCTACAAGGACAATGGGAAAGTTATGTGATTCAAACCCTCGAAAACCCTTTTCCCAATGTAAAAAAAGCCCTTGTGATTGTTGGCTCGGATAGGCGGGGGGCTATTTATGGTATCTATGATTTATCTAAACAAATAGGTGTTTCGCCTTGGTATTTTTGGGCAGATGTACCCACGCCCAAGCACGACAATATTTATGTACTGAATGGTCGTTATGCCGAAGGCAGTCCAAAAGTAAAATATCGTGGTATTTTTATTAATGATGAAGCTCCTGCTTTATCGAGCTGGAGCAGAGAAAAATTTGGGGGCTTCAACCACAAGTTTTATAGCCATGTATTTGAATTATTGCTCCGCTTGAAGGCAAACTATATCTGGACTGCTATGTGGGGAAGTGCCTTTTATGCCGACGACGTACAGAATAAACAAACAGCCGATGAATATGGTATTGTGATTGGTACGTCGCATCATGAGCCATTAATGCGTGCACACGACGAATGGCGACGAGAAAAAGGCGGAGTTTGGAATTACGAAACCAACCCAGCTAAGTTACAAGCCTTTTGGCGTGATGGTATGAAGCGAGCCACCAATGAAAAAATTGTGAGTATTGGTATGAGAGGCGACGGCGACGAACCTATGTCGAGAGAAACCGCTACGGCTTTATTAGAAAAAATCGTAAAAGACCAACGAGAAATTATTAGCGAAGTAACTGGAAAACCTGCTAGCGAAACCCCTCAGCTATGGGCTTTGTACAAAGAAGTACAAGATTATTATGATAAAGGTATGACTGTACCCGATGATGTAACCCTTCTGCTTTGCGATGACAACTGGGGAAATCTTCGTAAACTACCCAAGCCCGATGCCAAACCACGAAAAGGCGGCTATGGAATTTATTACCACTTCGATTATGTGGGCGGGCCTCGCAATTACAAATGGCTGAATACCAATCCACTTCCTCGAATTTGGGAACAAATGCACTTAGCTTGGGAACACCATGTAAAAGATATTTGGATTGTCAATGTGGGTGATATTAAGCCAATGGAGTATCCTATTTCTTTCTTTTTAGACTATGCTTGGAATCCAGAGAAAATTCAGGCCAGCGACATACAGCAGTACAGTGAACAATGGGCCGCTAAACAATTTGGCAATAAATATGCCAATGAAATTGCCTTTTTGTTGAATCAATACAGTAAATTCAACGGAAGACGAAAGCCCGAGCTACTAGATGCTAATACGTATAACCTCAAAAGTGGAGAATGGAAAACGGTAGTTACAGCCTATAATAGTTTGCTACAAAAGGCCGAGGGTATCAACAACAATTTACCACAAGAATACCAAGATGCTTATTTTCAATTGGTGTTGCACCCTATAAAAGCCTGTGCAAACCTTCATGAAATGTACTGTTATGTAGCATTGAACAAAGAAGCTTTTGAAAACAAATGGAAAGAAACCAATACGTATGCCCAAAAGGTAAAACAACTTTATGATAATGATTCTTTAATTACAAAAGAATACCATCAACTCAATAATGGCAAATGGAATCACCTAATGAGCCAAACACACATAGGTTATACGTACTGGCAACAACCCGAAAAACAGAAAATGCCAGCCATAAAATATCTTAGCGATGAAGCTATTACTGATAAAAAAGAAATAGCGACTCAACCCGTAAAAAGAGCCGATATTCCAAACAATGCAAAAGGAAATGTCTTTTATCAAGATGAGCAAAAAGGCGTATCTATCGAAGCCAATCATTTTACAAAAGCTATTAATACCAACGGAATACAGTGGCAAGTGTTGCCCGACCTTGGCAGAACAGGCTCGGCTATTACTACTTTTCCTGTTACAGCCAAAGAGCAAATACCAGAAGGTAATGCACCACACACCGAATATGAATTTTATACCTACAGCGAAGGTGATTGTAGTATTCAAGCGTATTTTTCGCCAAGTTTGAATTTTTATGGAACAGAAAATGGTTTGCAATATGCTATTTCTATTGACAACGAACAGCCTCAAATTATTAGCTTGAACAAAGAAGATAAAACGAGCGATAAAGGCATTTGGAACAAATGGGCTGCCGAAAATATCATTATCAAAACAAGTAAACACAACCTTTTGGGAAAAGGAAAACATACCCTTAAATACTGGATGGTTACAACGGGGGTTGTTTTGCAAAAGTTGGCCTTGGACTTTGGCACAACAGAACAACGCTACCTTGGCTCGGAAGAGACACTTGGGGCAAATAAATAG
- a CDS encoding GNAT family N-acetyltransferase, which yields MNPILIRQATMADMPTLLRFEQGVIQAERPFDPTLQDNTIHYYDIEQMITASHIELLVAEQNQQLIGSGYARIESAKPYLKHKQYAYLGFMYVDPAFRGLGVNQKIMKSLEEWVVLQGIAELRLDVYDNNVSALKAYQKSGFAKHLVNMRKALL from the coding sequence ATGAATCCGATACTAATCCGACAAGCAACTATGGCCGATATGCCTACACTTTTGCGTTTTGAGCAAGGCGTTATTCAAGCCGAAAGACCCTTCGACCCTACTTTACAAGACAATACTATTCATTATTATGACATAGAACAAATGATTACAGCATCGCATATCGAGCTATTGGTGGCCGAACAAAATCAGCAATTAATAGGCTCGGGATATGCCCGTATCGAAAGTGCCAAGCCCTATTTAAAACACAAGCAGTATGCCTATTTAGGGTTTATGTATGTCGACCCTGCTTTTAGAGGTTTGGGAGTAAATCAAAAAATCATGAAGTCGCTTGAGGAATGGGTTGTGTTGCAGGGTATTGCCGAACTACGACTCGATGTATATGACAACAATGTAAGTGCCTTAAAAGCCTACCAAAAATCTGGATTTGCAAAACATTTGGTAAATATGCGTAAGGCTTTATTGTGA
- a CDS encoding sialate O-acetylesterase, translating to MRKIVLSCLFLTIHILAQAQLRLPKLISDGMVLQRNTNLRIWGWAKPKEKITLKFKGKIYKTITDTKGDWQVNLPAMESGGPFSMEILGDTRLEVKDILIGEVWFCSGQSNMVHQLNIHDVTYAKEIATANFPQIRQFWIPTLTNLQSPQNDLPNGQWKSAVGEDVRPFSAVAYFFAKKIHEKYNVPVGIINASVGGTPIEAWISENGFKDFATQKSLIEKNKDTAYVNSLNRRTMPRNTPPAIDQGLKTTKWFEPDYRPKNWRNINIPGYWEDQGLKDLNGVVWYRKDIEIPATMVGKQATVFLGRIVDADELYINGKKVGTTGYQYPQRRYKIPADALTAGKNTFVVRVTNTAGKGGFVPDKPYCIFSGTDTLDLKGTWQYKVGLVFRPSMMAGGMGINAQNQPTALFNAMVAPVVNYAVKGFCWYQGESNTGRPHEYAKWLPALINDWRNQWKQESLPFLYVQLPGFMDYNYLPSESNMAIVREAQLNTLSVPNTAMTVAIDLGEWNDIHPDNKKDVGERLSLSALKLAYQENITYSGPIYQSASIEGNTISILFDHIGSGLASHDGEELSDFAIAGEDKKFVWAKTKIEGNKVIVWSDEIAKPLYVRYAWSDNPINPNLYNKEGLPASPFRTDK from the coding sequence ATGAGAAAAATAGTATTGAGCTGTCTATTTCTTACGATACATATTTTAGCACAAGCACAATTACGCTTGCCCAAACTTATTAGTGATGGCATGGTGCTGCAGCGTAATACCAACCTAAGAATATGGGGATGGGCCAAGCCAAAAGAAAAAATTACACTCAAATTTAAAGGTAAAATTTACAAAACCATTACCGATACCAAGGGCGACTGGCAAGTAAATCTTCCCGCTATGGAATCGGGAGGGCCTTTTAGTATGGAAATTTTGGGCGATACTCGTTTGGAAGTAAAAGATATTTTGATTGGTGAAGTTTGGTTTTGTAGTGGACAAAGTAATATGGTTCACCAGTTAAACATTCACGATGTAACTTATGCCAAAGAAATTGCAACGGCCAATTTCCCACAAATAAGACAATTCTGGATTCCTACGCTAACGAATTTGCAATCACCTCAAAATGACCTCCCAAATGGCCAATGGAAGTCGGCAGTGGGCGAAGATGTGCGTCCTTTTTCGGCGGTGGCTTATTTTTTTGCCAAAAAAATCCATGAAAAATATAATGTGCCAGTTGGTATTATCAACGCAAGTGTGGGTGGTACACCCATCGAGGCATGGATAAGTGAAAATGGATTCAAGGATTTTGCCACACAAAAAAGTCTAATCGAAAAAAATAAAGATACTGCCTACGTCAACAGTCTGAACAGAAGAACAATGCCTCGGAATACGCCACCAGCTATTGACCAAGGACTGAAGACCACCAAGTGGTTTGAGCCTGATTACAGGCCCAAAAACTGGCGCAATATCAATATTCCTGGGTATTGGGAAGACCAAGGACTAAAAGACCTCAATGGTGTAGTTTGGTACAGAAAAGACATAGAGATTCCTGCAACAATGGTAGGTAAACAGGCAACAGTGTTTTTGGGAAGAATTGTAGATGCCGACGAGCTGTATATTAATGGTAAAAAGGTAGGAACTACTGGCTATCAATATCCACAAAGACGATATAAAATACCTGCTGATGCGCTAACAGCTGGAAAAAATACTTTTGTTGTACGAGTAACCAATACCGCTGGCAAGGGTGGTTTTGTACCCGACAAGCCTTATTGTATTTTTTCGGGAACAGATACCCTTGATTTAAAAGGCACTTGGCAATATAAGGTAGGGCTGGTGTTTAGACCTAGCATGATGGCTGGAGGTATGGGTATCAATGCCCAAAATCAGCCGACAGCTTTGTTTAATGCAATGGTTGCTCCGGTGGTCAATTATGCAGTGAAGGGTTTTTGTTGGTATCAAGGCGAAAGCAATACGGGTCGCCCTCACGAATATGCAAAATGGTTGCCTGCTTTGATAAACGACTGGCGAAATCAATGGAAACAAGAATCTCTTCCATTTTTGTATGTTCAACTCCCTGGTTTTATGGATTATAACTATTTGCCATCCGAAAGCAATATGGCAATTGTTAGAGAAGCTCAGTTAAATACATTATCTGTACCAAATACCGCAATGACTGTAGCGATTGACCTTGGCGAATGGAACGATATTCATCCCGATAATAAAAAGGATGTAGGCGAACGCCTTTCGTTATCGGCCTTAAAATTGGCTTATCAGGAAAATATTACCTATTCAGGGCCAATTTATCAGTCTGCTTCTATAGAAGGCAATACCATAAGTATTCTTTTTGACCACATTGGCTCGGGCTTGGCAAGCCACGACGGCGAAGAGCTGAGTGATTTTGCTATTGCGGGGGAAGACAAAAAGTTTGTGTGGGCAAAAACCAAAATCGAAGGAAACAAAGTAATTGTTTGGAGCGATGAAATAGCCAAACCTTTGTATGTAAGATATGCTTGGTCTGATAACCCTATAAATCCTAATTTGTATAACAAAGAAGGTTTACCCGCTTCGCCTTTCAGAACGGATAAATAG
- a CDS encoding outer membrane beta-barrel protein — MKKFIIMLVCSVCFYSATVAQNSPELPLDTSMAYRNKLFSKGRIRLTLKGGFTVSDFYGKDLALLSNNAHTSVLQGFVIGIAADDKLGEYIGLKHELTFQQVGSGIALQDSSHGHYNSTLKMYVLQVLPIAPTFYYHNFQFYTGPYISALLSGAIQKKDTAGNYFWDSSIYGTPTENMQQNKYLQKFDFGIVLGTEYQLNTALSLGIRYSRGFTPILDNANVNTFGQAHSTINIYNQTWCFALNYHFSK, encoded by the coding sequence ATGAAAAAATTCATCATCATGCTAGTTTGTAGTGTTTGCTTTTATTCGGCAACGGTGGCACAAAATAGCCCTGAGCTACCACTTGACACAAGCATGGCATATAGAAATAAACTTTTCTCAAAAGGACGCATCAGATTAACCTTGAAGGGAGGCTTTACGGTATCTGATTTTTATGGAAAAGATTTAGCATTATTATCAAACAATGCCCACACATCAGTTTTGCAGGGCTTTGTTATTGGTATCGCTGCTGATGATAAGTTGGGTGAATATATAGGTCTAAAACATGAATTGACATTCCAACAGGTAGGTTCGGGAATAGCTTTACAAGACAGTAGTCATGGCCATTATAATTCTACGCTCAAAATGTATGTGTTACAAGTATTGCCAATCGCTCCGACCTTTTATTACCATAATTTTCAATTCTATACAGGCCCTTATATCTCGGCGTTGTTGAGTGGTGCTATTCAAAAAAAGGATACCGCTGGAAATTACTTTTGGGACAGCTCTATTTATGGAACTCCAACAGAGAATATGCAGCAAAATAAGTATTTACAAAAATTTGATTTTGGAATAGTACTGGGTACAGAATACCAATTGAATACAGCCTTGAGCCTTGGTATACGCTATTCAAGAGGATTTACGCCTATTTTAGACAACGCCAATGTCAATACCTTTGGGCAGGCTCACTCCACCATCAATATCTATAATCAAACGTGGTGCTTTGCTCTGAATTATCATTTTTCAAAATGA
- a CDS encoding FecR family protein, protein MEPSINKNMLFDHFAGKSTPLQKRLIEEWLKNPDNQELFYLWLFEWEHLSPQYIPTLDIKLAQFKKQITEIQDEPHSLQKTDFQTNKPTKSQSKWYRYAIASSVVLVLGVLSWLAKDLLYYKTYQTAYGQTQSIELQDGSKITLNANSSLRVPRFGFGQNSREVFLKGEALFSIKHTIDNQRFVVKTEKSFDVVVLGTEFTVFSRERGARVMLNKGKVQLRYQLDTQMKQVIMKPGDLILFDRQNHVKKDTAKLPEKFMAWQQHRLVFEDTPLSEFTEILAENYGINVVLANESLAKRTLVGTYQADNAEELLYTIVEIFDLKVSKAGNRYILSEN, encoded by the coding sequence ATGGAACCTTCGATAAATAAAAATATGCTTTTTGACCATTTTGCAGGAAAAAGTACACCACTGCAAAAAAGATTGATTGAGGAATGGTTAAAAAATCCTGACAACCAAGAGTTATTTTACTTGTGGTTGTTTGAATGGGAACACCTTTCTCCACAATATATTCCTACGCTTGACATCAAATTAGCCCAATTCAAAAAACAAATAACTGAAATACAAGATGAGCCGCATAGTTTACAAAAAACTGATTTTCAGACAAATAAACCCACCAAAAGTCAGTCAAAATGGTATCGATATGCCATTGCGTCGTCGGTAGTGTTGGTACTAGGCGTATTATCTTGGCTGGCAAAAGACCTTCTCTATTACAAAACTTATCAAACAGCTTATGGACAAACCCAAAGCATTGAATTGCAAGATGGTAGCAAGATTACACTCAACGCCAATTCATCGTTGCGAGTACCACGTTTTGGTTTCGGCCAAAACTCCAGAGAGGTATTTCTAAAAGGTGAAGCCTTGTTTTCTATTAAACATACCATTGATAATCAACGATTTGTTGTAAAAACAGAAAAGAGTTTCGACGTAGTTGTACTGGGAACAGAGTTTACGGTGTTTAGCCGAGAAAGAGGAGCAAGGGTTATGCTCAACAAAGGGAAAGTACAACTTCGCTACCAGTTAGATACTCAGATGAAACAGGTGATTATGAAACCTGGCGATTTGATTCTATTCGACCGACAGAATCACGTCAAAAAAGATACCGCCAAACTTCCTGAAAAATTTATGGCATGGCAGCAACACCGCCTAGTATTTGAAGACACCCCTTTATCGGAATTCACCGAAATATTGGCCGAAAATTATGGGATAAACGTAGTACTGGCCAACGAATCATTGGCCAAACGAACCTTGGTAGGAACTTATCAGGCCGACAACGCCGAAGAATTGCTTTACACCATTGTGGAGATTTTTGACTTGAAGGTTTCCAAAGCTGGCAACCGCTATATTCTTTCCGAAAACTAA
- a CDS encoding SusC/RagA family TonB-linked outer membrane protein: MKKSLPAMLKVSVFVTTLALGTQPSCAQIYAMAQKSTPKIERGNTNTSQKLRDVLKELKNHYRVDILFEGGVIDKILVPAEPLNFDIKIEKNLDKLLESTNLRYKKVKNGAFVILEKSNTSKNEDTNLRFQEVLVPHTIGQEVPMVLNTPNLFLGNGKMLQVIEQTVTGQVADENGAGLPGVNIAIKGSSRGVNTDASGKYKISVPNANTTLIFSFVGYITQEVVVGNKASINISLQTDNRALDEVVVVGYGTQKKANLTGAVSMIDSKTIENRPVANVANALQGVASGLVVTRGTGQPGNEGLGIQIRGATSANGNVDPLILIDGVTASSFTLQTLNPNDVESISVLKDAAAAAIYGAQAAGGVLLITTKKGNSGKTVFEYSNQIGVDWALNVPQRLSLLNEAEYANLARQNAKIAPEYTADDLQRIRDGIPYIVNPSDSTRYIFYNQEDQIKQVVRDYSPMQTHNLSVKGGNNKTNYLVSLGYYGKQGVFKVGPDRVDRYNVRINLGTQLNKHFSLDSRIAYTLQDQQASSAGTDGQGLVYQIYRLRTRFPIFTPEGRLNGGAGSSANNAYALLKEGGYNNMERNFFDGVFTLAAKDLVKGLNLRAIVGQQYRFGERKRFARQVDLWGRFAPIFFLNNPNSYTRTNELINNTNIQLLADYDWNIGKSKFHVLGGYQWEDNRFTTIATTSNSLVNNDQPTLNLGDDKTKSNSESINTYAFQSVFGRINYNLDDKYLLEATFRMDESSRLAPGLRNKFFPSASIGWNMHRENWFSNNLGFISEFKVRGSWGQLGNALGIGYYDYLNLLSRGSNLVLGGAESRTSYFSQSVVPSSNLSWETIETTNGGLDLGLLKNRLQISGDYYVKLNRNMLTPLQLPATFGVGTPKINNGELKSWGWELEVKFRDKIGKDFSYNIGFNLSDNQNKLISYAGQKVISAGTVGLLEGYPLNSIWGYKTAGYFTSEDEVKASAFQDSRTGAGDVRYVDQNGDGKINVGKGSPQDPGDLVYLGTDQPRYVFGLNIGMQWKGLDLSAFIQGVGQRTFLPSSEALEPLSQAWKQPLAIHNDYWTPENPNATFPRPYLQGSFRYLPADKWVMNGQYARLKNIQLGYTLPDNLLKKISISRARVFISGQDVLSFTRLGVFNNYFNPEQRNGVENDYPFFGTITMGLNLTF; encoded by the coding sequence ATGAAAAAATCTTTACCTGCAATGCTCAAGGTCAGTGTGTTTGTAACAACACTGGCTTTGGGAACACAGCCTTCTTGTGCCCAAATTTATGCAATGGCTCAGAAAAGTACCCCAAAAATAGAACGGGGTAATACCAATACTAGCCAAAAACTGCGTGATGTTCTGAAAGAACTCAAAAACCACTACCGTGTCGACATTCTATTTGAAGGAGGTGTTATCGACAAAATTTTAGTACCTGCTGAACCCTTAAATTTTGATATTAAAATCGAAAAAAACCTTGACAAACTCTTAGAGTCAACAAACCTTCGATACAAAAAAGTAAAAAATGGAGCATTTGTTATTCTTGAAAAAAGTAATACCTCTAAAAATGAGGACACTAATTTACGATTTCAGGAAGTGTTAGTTCCCCACACCATTGGCCAAGAAGTACCAATGGTGCTTAATACCCCCAATCTTTTTTTAGGAAATGGAAAAATGCTTCAGGTAATCGAACAAACGGTTACAGGGCAAGTAGCCGATGAAAATGGGGCAGGTTTGCCTGGTGTAAATATTGCTATTAAAGGAAGTAGCCGAGGCGTAAATACCGATGCCAGTGGAAAATACAAAATTTCTGTTCCCAATGCCAATACAACCCTTATCTTTTCTTTTGTAGGATATATTACCCAAGAAGTTGTAGTAGGCAACAAAGCTAGTATCAATATTTCGCTCCAAACCGACAACCGAGCCTTAGATGAAGTAGTGGTAGTAGGATATGGCACTCAGAAAAAAGCCAATCTTACGGGTGCAGTGTCTATGATTGACTCCAAAACCATTGAAAACAGACCTGTGGCCAACGTAGCCAATGCCCTACAAGGTGTTGCATCGGGCTTAGTTGTAACACGTGGCACAGGACAGCCTGGCAATGAAGGCTTAGGTATCCAGATTAGAGGAGCTACTTCGGCCAACGGCAATGTCGACCCACTGATATTGATTGATGGTGTAACGGCTTCGAGCTTCACTTTACAAACCCTCAACCCCAACGATGTAGAAAGTATTAGTGTACTGAAAGATGCCGCCGCTGCGGCCATTTATGGAGCTCAGGCTGCTGGTGGGGTACTATTGATTACAACCAAAAAAGGAAATTCAGGAAAAACAGTTTTTGAATATTCTAACCAAATAGGGGTAGATTGGGCATTGAATGTACCTCAGCGACTTTCGTTGCTCAACGAAGCCGAATATGCCAACTTGGCCCGCCAAAATGCAAAAATTGCCCCAGAATATACCGCCGACGATTTACAGCGTATCCGCGACGGTATTCCTTATATTGTTAACCCGTCCGATTCTACTAGATACATTTTTTATAATCAAGAAGACCAAATTAAGCAGGTTGTTCGTGACTATTCGCCCATGCAAACCCACAACCTTTCGGTAAAAGGTGGTAATAACAAAACCAATTATTTGGTATCGTTGGGTTATTATGGCAAACAAGGTGTTTTTAAAGTAGGCCCCGACCGAGTTGACCGCTACAATGTTCGTATCAATTTAGGAACACAGCTCAACAAACATTTTTCTTTAGATTCAAGAATTGCTTATACTTTACAAGACCAACAAGCTTCGTCGGCTGGTACAGACGGGCAAGGACTGGTATACCAAATCTATCGTTTGCGAACACGCTTTCCGATTTTTACGCCCGAAGGTCGCCTAAATGGTGGAGCGGGTTCATCGGCCAATAATGCTTATGCCTTGCTCAAAGAAGGAGGTTATAACAACATGGAACGCAATTTCTTTGATGGCGTGTTTACTTTGGCAGCTAAAGACTTGGTAAAAGGACTCAACTTGCGTGCCATTGTAGGCCAACAGTACCGTTTTGGCGAAAGAAAAAGATTTGCTCGACAAGTAGATTTGTGGGGACGCTTCGCTCCTATTTTCTTTTTGAATAATCCCAATTCTTATACCAGAACCAACGAACTCATCAATAATACGAATATCCAACTTTTGGCTGATTATGACTGGAATATCGGCAAAAGTAAATTCCATGTTTTGGGGGGCTATCAGTGGGAAGACAATAGATTCACGACCATTGCCACCACATCAAACAGCTTGGTAAACAACGACCAACCTACTCTAAATCTTGGCGACGATAAAACAAAATCTAATAGCGAATCGATTAATACCTATGCTTTTCAATCGGTTTTTGGTCGTATAAATTATAATTTGGATGATAAATACCTATTGGAGGCTACATTCAGAATGGACGAAAGTTCACGCTTAGCACCAGGACTTCGCAACAAGTTTTTTCCATCGGCTTCTATTGGCTGGAATATGCACCGCGAAAACTGGTTCAGCAACAACCTTGGCTTTATCTCAGAATTCAAAGTGAGAGGCTCGTGGGGGCAGCTAGGCAATGCCTTGGGCATTGGGTATTATGATTATCTAAACTTATTATCGAGAGGTTCCAATTTGGTACTAGGTGGGGCAGAATCACGCACGTCTTATTTCTCGCAAAGCGTAGTACCCTCGTCAAACCTTTCTTGGGAAACTATCGAAACCACAAACGGAGGGCTTGACCTTGGTTTATTAAAAAATCGCCTACAAATCAGCGGCGATTATTATGTAAAACTCAATCGTAATATGCTTACTCCTTTACAATTACCTGCTACGTTTGGCGTTGGTACACCCAAAATCAACAATGGCGAGCTAAAATCTTGGGGATGGGAATTAGAAGTGAAATTCCGTGATAAAATAGGAAAAGATTTTAGCTATAACATCGGTTTTAACTTATCAGATAACCAGAATAAGTTAATTAGCTATGCAGGACAAAAAGTAATCAGTGCCGGAACAGTCGGGCTATTAGAAGGCTATCCTCTCAATAGCATTTGGGGCTATAAAACGGCTGGTTATTTTACATCTGAAGACGAAGTAAAAGCTAGTGCTTTTCAAGATAGCCGTACTGGTGCTGGCGATGTCAGATATGTCGACCAAAATGGTGATGGCAAAATCAACGTTGGAAAAGGCTCACCCCAAGACCCTGGCGATTTAGTATACCTTGGTACTGACCAGCCTCGCTATGTATTTGGCCTAAACATTGGAATGCAATGGAAAGGATTAGACCTATCGGCTTTTATTCAGGGAGTTGGCCAACGCACTTTCTTGCCAAGTAGCGAAGCCCTCGAACCACTATCGCAAGCATGGAAACAGCCTTTGGCTATCCATAACGACTATTGGACACCCGAAAACCCTAATGCAACCTTCCCTAGGCCTTACCTACAAGGCAGTTTTAGGTATCTTCCTGCTGATAAATGGGTAATGAACGGACAATATGCTCGACTCAAAAATATTCAACTCGGATATACTCTGCCCGATAATCTGTTGAAAAAAATCAGTATTTCAAGAGCCCGTGTATTTATATCGGGACAAGACGTACTGAGCTTTACCCGATTAGGCGTATTCAACAACTATTTTAACCCAGAACAAAGAAATGGGGTTGAAAACGATTATCCATTCTTTGGTACTATCACAATGGGATTGAATTTGACATTTTGA
- a CDS encoding RNA polymerase sigma-70 factor — translation MTKHELSSTQPQEFPLQMTEEVEVKVSSKPLGMLVDGSELFIKKAFDTDPHKGCELLFKRYYQALCTHAVRYVYSREIAEDLVGDIFFNFWNTKAYLSVTTSYRAYLFRAVRNRAYNYIAYELKQSDSIDLATQQEGQLSDLPEQIMQYEELYTQIDTIVASLPKQCQKVFLMNRFEGKKSREIAEDLQISVRTVETHIQKALNTLKSGLKDSFLGLFFYLFIQ, via the coding sequence ATGACTAAGCATGAATTATCAAGTACCCAGCCTCAAGAATTTCCCCTCCAAATGACAGAAGAGGTTGAAGTAAAGGTATCGTCCAAACCATTGGGAATGCTTGTAGATGGCTCAGAGCTTTTTATCAAGAAGGCTTTTGACACCGACCCACATAAAGGATGTGAACTGCTCTTTAAACGCTATTACCAAGCACTTTGTACTCATGCTGTTAGATACGTATATTCAAGAGAGATAGCCGAAGATTTGGTTGGAGATATATTTTTCAATTTCTGGAACACCAAAGCTTATTTAAGCGTAACTACCTCATATAGAGCATATTTATTCAGGGCTGTTCGTAACAGAGCTTACAACTATATTGCTTACGAACTCAAACAGTCTGATTCTATCGATTTGGCAACACAACAAGAAGGCCAACTTTCAGATTTACCCGAGCAAATTATGCAATACGAAGAACTTTATACTCAAATAGATACTATTGTAGCAAGCCTTCCGAAACAATGCCAAAAAGTTTTTTTGATGAATAGATTTGAAGGAAAAAAAAGTCGAGAAATCGCAGAAGACCTACAAATATCTGTTAGAACTGTAGAAACCCATATTCAGAAAGCACTAAATACCCTCAAGAGCGGACTGAAAGATTCATTCCTAGGCTTATTTTTTTATCTTTTTATCCAATAA